The DNA region AAAAACAGATTTAGTTTATTTGAGCACTGCAATAGAAAATGACATTCAAACGGACGAGTTTTTTATTCAAAAAGCAATTGGTTGGGCATTGCGAGAGTATGCCAAGACTGATGCCCAATGGGTGACTACTTTTATTGCGCAACACCCCTTATTATCAAATTTGGCCGTACGAGAGGCAACCAAAAATCTCTCACATTAAACGATTGATTGAGCAGGAAAAGTTGCCATATCAATAGCCGAAGGAGTCATCTTTAATGGATAGCTTGCCATGCCAGTTTGTGGGCACCCTGATTTTCTTTTTCAGGTACCCATTGATTGATGACAAGTGGATAATTATTTTGTAAATGAATCAATTCAATTAATAATTTTGGATAGGCAGTGGAAAATTCTTTACCTAAACTGTCACTTAAAATCCGAGAATCTGTAAAAAACATAATTGTTTCTGAGCCATCACAATAATCGATCAGTGCTTTAAAACCAGCAATGGCAGCCAGGAATTCAGCTTGATGGTTATCGATATGATCAGGTAATGGTTGATGAATTTGAATTTGAGTTTGATTTTTAATGATTAAAATTCCAGCACCACTTTTTTGGTCGGTCATGCGTGTCGCCGCATCTGAATAGAGCTTGATGAGCATGTTTGTTACCTCGATTCTCTGGTATAATTTTAAGGTAGTGATGATAAATTATTATATAGAAAATAATTGAGGAGGACAAATAATGAAGGGACATTATCAACCGGCTGGAATGGTCGGAATGGTTAATTGGGCTTGGATTTTGATGATAGGACTAGCAGCGTTAATCATGCAGCTTGAAGTGACGCATATTAATGTTTGGTCGGTCACGTTATTATTTGTTTTTTTGATCACATTAACAATCGCAATTTTAAGGCGAAAAATTATTGTGGATAAACAATATATACATTTAACACAGTTATTTAGTGCGAGTCGATTATCAGTTCGTTTGAGTGAAGTTGAGCACGTGCAATTTACGCGTCACGGGGTATTGTTTGATTACAATGATGATGCTTATAACATATTATTGTCTACAAAAATGCGCCAGTTATTAAAAGAAAAATTAGGGGAACAAGATGACAAGTGAGACGTTTATCGTCAATGAAAAGATTGGTCGGTTAGATAAGACCATTGTAAGTTATTTACCACAACATTCACGGTCACAAATTAGTGAGTGGATTAAGCAAGAACTAGTAACTGTTAATGGTCAGCTAAAAAAGCCAAAGTACACACCTGTGATTGGGGATGAAGTGACGGTGACTATTCCAGATCCAGTTGTCATTGATTTAAAGCCGGAAAACATTCCGCTTGATATTATTTATGAGGATGATGATTTATTAGTTGTCAATAAACCCAAGGGCATGGTAGTTCATCCATCAGTTGGGCATGAGAATGGCACATTAGTGAATGCATTAATGTATCATACCCCCTTGTCACAGATTAATGGTGTTTTTCGGCCGGGCATTGTGCACCGTATTGATAAAGACACATCAGGTTTGTTGATGGTTGCTAAAAATGACAAAGCCCATGAAGCTTTGTCAGCGGATTTGAAGGAAAAAAAAAATCTACGTGAGTATATCGCACTTGTTCATGGTGAATTTAAAGAAAATTCTGGTACCATTAAAGCCCCCATTGGACGTTCAAGCAGCGATCGCAAGAAACAAGCAGTTGTACCAAATGGGCGCGAGGCAGTCACACATTTTAAAGTATTAAAGCGCTATGTTGGATATACTTTGTTGTCAGTCAAATTAGAGACTGGGCGGACACATCAAATTCGTGTGCATATGGCATATATTGGGCATCCTGTTGCAGGTGACCCATTGTATGGCCCTAAAAAGACGTTACCAGGAAATGGTCAATATCTACATGCACATACATTAGGGTTAACGCAACCAACTAGTGGTAAAGAATTGATTTTTGAAGCACCATTACCACAAGATTTTAATGATGTATTAGCTGATTTAGAGCCATATAGTAATCAGACAAGTGAGGACTAAATTAATGACAGTAAAAGAAATTGTAGACGCAATGTCAATGCAACGAGCATTGACACGTATTACGTATGAAATTATTGAAAAAAATAAAGGTGTTAATAATTTAGTTATTGTGGGAATTAAGACACGGGGTGTTTTTGTAGCACAACGAATTGCAGAACGTTTGCAACAATTAGAGAATGCAGAAATTCCAGTTGTCGAGTTAGATATTTCAACTTACCGCGATGACACAAATGAACGTATCTCACGGGTTAGTGATTTAGGTGTATCGATTGACGATAAACGCATTGTTTTAGTTGATGATGTTTTGTATACGGGTCGGACAATTCGAGCTGCCTTAGATGCGCTGATGGATAATGGACGACCGGCTGCAGTGAACTTAGCGGTACTTGTGGATCGTGGACACAGAGAATTACCAATTCGGGCTGATTTTGTTGGGAAAAACATTCCAACGGCTGCGTCTGAACGTATTAAAGTTAAGATGGCTGAGATAGATGGTTTAGATTCGGTTGAAATTATTTAATTCACCCAAGAATTAAGAATTGAGATGTCACCAATTAGGTTTTATTTTGGAAAGGAGTCGCCATCATGGTCAAGCGTTACCTGATTTTACAGGATAAAACGATTTTTGAAGGGGAGGCCTTCGGCGCACCAGCGACAACCTTTGGAGAAATTGTATTTAATACCTCGATGACAGGGTATCAAGAAATTATCACAAATCCGATTTACCATAATCAAATTGTGATGTTTACAACGCCGACAATCGGTGCGGCAGGTATTAATCATCGCGCTGATGAAGGTGTTGTTCCAACCATTAAAGGTGTTGTGGCACGAGAAATAGCCGATGTGTCAACGAATCGCTTACAGCAAATGAGTCTCGATTCTTTTTTGCAACGGCATAATATACCTGGTATTTCTCGGATTGATACCCGTGCGTTAGCGCGACATTTGAGGCAAACTGGCACGCAAAAAGCCAGTATTGTTGATGTACCAGATGAACATGCTTTTGATCAATTAAATGCGATGGTGCTGACGACAAAACAGGTCTCACAAGTTTCAACGCCCAAACCATATGCTAATCCAGGCCGTGGGGCTAATGTTGTTATTTTGGATTTCGGCTTGAAGAATGGTATTCTAAGAAATTTACGTGATTTTGATGCAAATGTGACCGTTTTGCCATATAACACCACACTTGAACAAGTAGTTAATTTAGATCCAGATGGGGTCGTATTGTCATCTGGGCCAGGTGACCCGCGTCAAATGTCTCCTGACTTATTTAAATTAATTCAAGCCGTGCAAGCTGAAATTCCCTTACTGGGGATTGGGTTTGGACATGAGCTATTTGCTCTGGCGAATGGGGCAAAACTAATTCCTTTGAATTTTGAACATCATGGGATGAATCATCCCATTCGGGAGCAAATTACGGGTAAAATCCTATTTGCCAATCAAGGTGCTGGCTATGCAATTGATCGAGATAATTTGGCGGGTGCATCTTTAATGGTAACGCATGTGGATTTGATGGATAATTCTATTCAGGGGTTACGCCATCGGGATTTTCCTGCCTTTGGGGTTCAATTTTTCCCGGATGCTGCGCCTGGTCCGTACGAAGCGACTGATATTTTTGCTGAATTTATGGAAATGGTTTCAGCGCGTAAAGGAGGCACATTTGCATGAGTGAACGCATATTAATTATTGGCGGATCAGCAAATGACTTTGGTCGTGAAACTGAAAGCGATACCGCGGGTTATCAAATGGTATCGATGTTGCGAAAACGTGGCCATGATGTGTTCTTAGTTGATGACAATCCATATAATTTCACAATTGAACGGACAGATATTACGCCGATTCTGACCGCTTTAACCTTGCCTAATTTGTTAAACATCATTCAAGAATATGCGATTACGAGCATTATGGCCTCAATTGGCGGACTAACAGCCATTCGATTGAGTCATGAAATTTTAGTTGCTTTAGGTAGTGACGCACCAAAAATTTTGGGCTTATCTGTTCCAGTGATTGAAGCAGCTCAAAATACAAAAGTATTAAAAGAACGGTTGGTTCAGATTGGCGAAGAGGGTGTTCGCACAAGATTGGTTGCTAGCGTGTCGGAAGCATTTGATGCGGTTCGTGATTTTAATTTTCCAGTGGTTGTGCGACCGGTTGCCCCGAGTGGCGAAACATTACGGTTGCATGCTGATGATGCAGAGGAATTGGAAGAAACCGTTCAAACGGCATTAGAGCGGTCATTAACACATCAAGTTAATATTGATCAAGGAATTGGTGGCTATCGTGAAATTACGATTGTCGCAATGCGGGATATTAAAGATAATGCATTGATGATTGGTGGCGTTGAGGATATGGACCCAGTTGGTATCCATACGGCAGATTCAATTGCCGTGACCCCTTTGCAAACGTTACCTGATCCAATCGTCCAAAAACTGCGTCATTCAGCTTTTCAGGTTATGCGCGGCTTTAAAATGATTGGGTTGGCTGAAATTCGTTTTGCGGTCAATCCAGAAACTGAAACTTATGTTGTGACGCGTGTGACACCGTACTTTGACCGACAAGCGGCATTAATCATGGTATCCACCGGTTATCCTCTGGTACCAGTGATGACTGGTCTGTTACTTGGTGAGACGTTTGATTCAGTTGATGTACCTCAGATTTATGCCCAAAATACGGCGTTACTAGAACCGGTGATGGATCACGTGGTGATGCGCTTCCCTGTATTTAGTTTTGGGGAATTAGAAGCTGATTGGATTGTAACGGATCATCGTTTGGATACAATTCAAAAATCAGTGGGCGCAACAATTGGTGTCGGTCGTAGCGTTGAAGAAGCTTTGGAAAAAGCGATTCGAGCAGCTCATTTTAATAACCGGAATTTTTCACCAACAGTGATGAATTCACTGTCAGATGATGCATTGGTTGAACAAATTATTCATCCCCGCGATAATCGTATTCTTGTTCTAATTGAAGCGCTACGGCGAGGGTATACTGTCGATGAATTGGCTGAAGTGACAAAAATTGATCCATTTTATTTTTATAAACTACGTCGAATTATGCAAATAGAAACAAATGTCGTTGCTAATCCTTGGAATGAAGAAGCATTAAAAGATGCAAAATATTATGGGTTAAGTGATGGTTTAATTGCTAAATTATGGCACGATAAGTACGAGAATGTTCGTCGGTATCGATGGGATAAAAATATTTTACCTACGTTTAAAGCGTTTGACCCATCGGCAGGTGAATTTGAGGAAGCAACTTCGCATTACTATAGTACTTTTGAAACTGAAAATGAGAGTCATCGTTTGAGTGACGAATCAGCACTTGTGATTGGAACAGGCGCTTTTCGATTAGGAGATGGGGCAGCAGCTTCATATGCTATGGCCTCGGTCGCTTCTGAATTACGAACGTTGGGGATCAAAACTATTGCGATGAATAATAATCCGCACGACTTATTATTCATTCCGCAAATTGCAGATAAACATTATTATGAACCACTTGAATTATCAGATGTTATGAGCATTCTAGAAATTGAACAGCCCAAGTATGTCTTTATTCCAGGTAATCGCATTAAATTAATTGCGAAATTACGTGAAATGGGTGTCATTGTTAATGTGATTGCTAAGGAGAAATATTTACCAAGTAGTTTATCTGAAAATTATGAACAAACTGTCATTAACTATTTTTGGGATGGCGATCAATTACATCCAATCGCACTTGCACATCAAGATAACGGTGGGATTGTAATTGATCAGCAAGTGTTAACGGAATCATTGTATGAATCATTGCCAAAGCCAACGTTGAATATCTCCAGAGCTGGCATGTATCAATTAGTGGTTGATCGTTGGCCAATTGATGATGCCATCTCAGCCGATGATATTCGACCAATGCCGTTCACACATATTGCCTTTTTGAGTAAAATCACGGGCATTAACTGGATTAGACTCGTTGTACGCTATTTAACTGAGCGTCAAACTGAGTCAGATCAGTTCTTAGTGACACATTGGCGAACGGTGCCTTGGCGAATTAATGCGGCACGTTTGACTTATTTTGATCCTGATTATGATGAGCATTTACACGTTAATGCGTTAATTGATAATGGTCGCTTTGCGATGGGGGCGACTTTTGAACGGATTAACTAGTTCGGAAAAAGTTTTTTGGTTAGATTTGTGATAAAATAATTAGAATAAAATGCGTATAGGGAGATTGTGAATTCATGAAAAAAATTTGGGCATTAATTGCCGTTGTTGTAGTAGCCGGGGGTTAGTAGTTTTTGGCCTTTCAGGCGGTAAAAATGTGGCAACAACGGATGCAGGTTCTGTATCAGAAAAGAGCTTATATTCAGCCTTGAAAGCAACACCAGAAGGTAAACAAACGTTTGCTAATTTAGTCATTAAAAAGGTCTTGTCAAAAGATTATGCTGATAAAGTTGACCAAAAAGAAATTGATAAACAATATAATAAAGCCAAAAAACAATATGGCGAATCTTTTGAATCAACTTTGTCTCAAAGTGGCATGACAACAGCAACGTACAAGGATAATTTGTACTTGTCAGCGCTTGAAAAAGTAGCCTATAAAGCTAATCAAAAATTTACTGAGGCTCAATTAAAGAAAGCATATAAGGACTACACACCGAATGTTTCAATTTCAGTGATTAAAACGGCATCTGAAGACGATGCGAAGGCTGTAATTAATGATTTAAATGATGGTAAGAATTTCGCAGATGAAGCCAAAGCTAAGTCGACGGATGAAACAACTAAAACTAATGGTGGAAAGATGGCTGCGTTTGATTCAACGGCTAGCGCCACGACAGTTAGTGCTGATGTGATGAAAGCTGCTTTTGCCTTGAAGAAAGGTGAATATACTAAGACTCCAGTTAAGGTTGCTGGAACGACTGATGCCACGACTGGTACAGCTACATCTGATGCTTACTACGTCATCAAGATGAATTCACGTACGGCCAAGAAGTCATACAAGCAATTAAAGAGCAAGATGAAGGATATCTTGGTAGATAAGAAGTTAGCCACAGATACGAGTGCAATGACTGCGTTTGTTGGTGAACAATTAAACAAAGCTAAGGTTAATATTACCGACAAGGATCTCAAGTCAGCTCTTGTGACATATACTGAAGCTGCTAACTCGGCTTCACAAGCCAAGTCTTCATCAGCTACAAAGAAAACATCAAGTCAGTCTGATTCTAAGAAAGCATCAACTGCTAAGACAAGTACAAGTAGCTCATCAGGCTCATCAAGTTCATCAAGTTCATCAAGTAAGTAACGTGTGATAAGCAAGGTCGCTTAGCCTTGCTTTTTATATGGTGTTTTTAACTCAATAAATTATCAATATTGTGAGGCATGGCAATGGAAGCAAATGCATTGACGCATCAAAAGATGCGCGCCATAGATTTCTTGATTTTTATTATTGGTACGGCATTATATGCATGGGGATTAGTGAATATTAATATTCCTAATCATTTGGCTGAAGGTGGTATCACGGGTGTTACATTGATTACCCGTGCGTTATTTGGTATTAACCCTGCATATATGAATATTATTTTGAATGTGCCATTAGTGCTAGCAGGTTTTAAAATGTTAGCCCGACGTGATATTGTTTATATGTTTTTTGGAATTGCTTCATTGTCCTTTTGGCTGTGGTTATGGCAACGTATGCCAGTACAATTTGATTTGAACCATGATATGTTGATTTCCGCATTGCTGGCTGGTGCCTTTTCGGGGATAGGATCAGGTCTTGTTTATCGATTTGGTGGTACAAC from Weissella diestrammenae includes:
- a CDS encoding ribonuclease HI family protein yields the protein MLIKLYSDAATRMTDQKSGAGILIIKNQTQIQIHQPLPDHIDNHQAEFLAAIAGFKALIDYCDGSETIMFFTDSRILSDSLGKEFSTAYPKLLIELIHLQNNYPLVINQWVPEKENQGAHKLAWQAIH
- a CDS encoding EbsA family protein, which translates into the protein MKGHYQPAGMVGMVNWAWILMIGLAALIMQLEVTHINVWSVTLLFVFLITLTIAILRRKIIVDKQYIHLTQLFSASRLSVRLSEVEHVQFTRHGVLFDYNDDAYNILLSTKMRQLLKEKLGEQDDK
- a CDS encoding RluA family pseudouridine synthase gives rise to the protein MTSETFIVNEKIGRLDKTIVSYLPQHSRSQISEWIKQELVTVNGQLKKPKYTPVIGDEVTVTIPDPVVIDLKPENIPLDIIYEDDDLLVVNKPKGMVVHPSVGHENGTLVNALMYHTPLSQINGVFRPGIVHRIDKDTSGLLMVAKNDKAHEALSADLKEKKNLREYIALVHGEFKENSGTIKAPIGRSSSDRKKQAVVPNGREAVTHFKVLKRYVGYTLLSVKLETGRTHQIRVHMAYIGHPVAGDPLYGPKKTLPGNGQYLHAHTLGLTQPTSGKELIFEAPLPQDFNDVLADLEPYSNQTSED
- the pyrR gene encoding bifunctional pyr operon transcriptional regulator/uracil phosphoribosyltransferase PyrR; amino-acid sequence: MTVKEIVDAMSMQRALTRITYEIIEKNKGVNNLVIVGIKTRGVFVAQRIAERLQQLENAEIPVVELDISTYRDDTNERISRVSDLGVSIDDKRIVLVDDVLYTGRTIRAALDALMDNGRPAAVNLAVLVDRGHRELPIRADFVGKNIPTAASERIKVKMAEIDGLDSVEII
- a CDS encoding carbamoyl phosphate synthase small subunit, which translates into the protein MVKRYLILQDKTIFEGEAFGAPATTFGEIVFNTSMTGYQEIITNPIYHNQIVMFTTPTIGAAGINHRADEGVVPTIKGVVAREIADVSTNRLQQMSLDSFLQRHNIPGISRIDTRALARHLRQTGTQKASIVDVPDEHAFDQLNAMVLTTKQVSQVSTPKPYANPGRGANVVILDFGLKNGILRNLRDFDANVTVLPYNTTLEQVVNLDPDGVVLSSGPGDPRQMSPDLFKLIQAVQAEIPLLGIGFGHELFALANGAKLIPLNFEHHGMNHPIREQITGKILFANQGAGYAIDRDNLAGASLMVTHVDLMDNSIQGLRHRDFPAFGVQFFPDAAPGPYEATDIFAEFMEMVSARKGGTFA
- a CDS encoding carbamoyl-phosphate synthase large subunit translates to MSERILIIGGSANDFGRETESDTAGYQMVSMLRKRGHDVFLVDDNPYNFTIERTDITPILTALTLPNLLNIIQEYAITSIMASIGGLTAIRLSHEILVALGSDAPKILGLSVPVIEAAQNTKVLKERLVQIGEEGVRTRLVASVSEAFDAVRDFNFPVVVRPVAPSGETLRLHADDAEELEETVQTALERSLTHQVNIDQGIGGYREITIVAMRDIKDNALMIGGVEDMDPVGIHTADSIAVTPLQTLPDPIVQKLRHSAFQVMRGFKMIGLAEIRFAVNPETETYVVTRVTPYFDRQAALIMVSTGYPLVPVMTGLLLGETFDSVDVPQIYAQNTALLEPVMDHVVMRFPVFSFGELEADWIVTDHRLDTIQKSVGATIGVGRSVEEALEKAIRAAHFNNRNFSPTVMNSLSDDALVEQIIHPRDNRILVLIEALRRGYTVDELAEVTKIDPFYFYKLRRIMQIETNVVANPWNEEALKDAKYYGLSDGLIAKLWHDKYENVRRYRWDKNILPTFKAFDPSAGEFEEATSHYYSTFETENESHRLSDESALVIGTGAFRLGDGAAASYAMASVASELRTLGIKTIAMNNNPHDLLFIPQIADKHYYEPLELSDVMSILEIEQPKYVFIPGNRIKLIAKLREMGVIVNVIAKEKYLPSSLSENYEQTVINYFWDGDQLHPIALAHQDNGGIVIDQQVLTESLYESLPKPTLNISRAGMYQLVVDRWPIDDAISADDIRPMPFTHIAFLSKITGINWIRLVVRYLTERQTESDQFLVTHWRTVPWRINAARLTYFDPDYDEHLHVNALIDNGRFAMGATFERIN
- a CDS encoding peptidylprolyl isomerase, whose amino-acid sequence is MATTDAGSVSEKSLYSALKATPEGKQTFANLVIKKVLSKDYADKVDQKEIDKQYNKAKKQYGESFESTLSQSGMTTATYKDNLYLSALEKVAYKANQKFTEAQLKKAYKDYTPNVSISVIKTASEDDAKAVINDLNDGKNFADEAKAKSTDETTKTNGGKMAAFDSTASATTVSADVMKAAFALKKGEYTKTPVKVAGTTDATTGTATSDAYYVIKMNSRTAKKSYKQLKSKMKDILVDKKLATDTSAMTAFVGEQLNKAKVNITDKDLKSALVTYTEAANSASQAKSSSATKKTSSQSDSKKASTAKTSTSSSSGSSSSSSSSSK